A region of Candidatus Omnitrophota bacterium DNA encodes the following proteins:
- a CDS encoding glucoamylase family protein — translation MGTVIKVLAWTAVVVFSFAGIACAQESSSGNLLVSAAMQGTWENKGAVKHSYASQGARTEGVQVCQLKYNVSGEKQESGFWFGLVGKDLSKYGIVIFWVKGEKGGEVFKVGMKDGSSFEEKLDIKTYLPAGVTAGWQKVTIPLADFKSIYDWYNMDNFSVTFRNDYGQPFSGVIYLDGLTLEGERTNVSRPQPIRCKAPEPSTMTDEQFLDLIEHSACMFFWEEANPENGLIKDTCNTLLKDNSPMASIASVGFGLPALCVAVERGWLPEDKVKERIITTLKFFRDRAECVHGFYYHFLDMKTGKRWGDCELSSIDTTLLLAGVVFVGEYYKGTEIEGLAKEICDRVDWAWMMDNGTTPSMGWFPEKGFLPYRWSGYTSEHLVLYFMGIGSDTHPMSPDSWSAYNRGFTTYKGFRFTGPPALFTHQYSHCYVDFKGKEDSFMDYFQNSVQATMANRQWCIDNANRSKTYGPDCWGLTACDGPDGYKAYGAPNGENDGTVSPTAAISSIIFTPDLSIKAARYMYANYRDKIWGKYGFVDAFNWDRNWVSSKYIGIDQGPIVLMIENYRTGMVWKYFAQNKNIKKAIKLCGFTKPKKVLDTLDLSGKWYFRTGDDINWAKLKFPGREWKEVNVPAVWETQGFANYDGYAWYWYSFKLSKERREIWKEKGAKITLQFGGIDDVDMTFFNNNLVGKSGLFPPHVQSVWEKERNYEIPAGIVNLNSQNVIAVKVYDNERQGGIYKGPVQIKVIKEEELE, via the coding sequence ATGGGGACGGTGATTAAGGTATTGGCATGGACGGCGGTGGTGGTCTTTTCTTTTGCCGGGATCGCCTGCGCGCAGGAGAGTTCAAGCGGGAACCTTCTTGTTTCCGCAGCGATGCAGGGGACATGGGAAAATAAAGGGGCAGTGAAGCACTCCTATGCCTCACAGGGGGCCCGCACCGAAGGCGTGCAGGTATGCCAGCTGAAATATAACGTAAGCGGGGAGAAACAGGAATCGGGTTTCTGGTTCGGCCTGGTCGGAAAGGACCTGAGCAAATACGGGATTGTCATTTTCTGGGTGAAGGGGGAGAAGGGCGGAGAAGTATTTAAAGTAGGAATGAAAGACGGCTCGTCGTTCGAGGAGAAGCTGGATATAAAGACATATCTTCCGGCAGGCGTGACTGCGGGATGGCAGAAAGTCACGATCCCCCTGGCGGATTTTAAATCGATATACGATTGGTACAATATGGATAATTTTTCGGTCACGTTCCGCAATGATTACGGACAGCCGTTCTCCGGGGTGATCTATTTGGACGGGCTCACCCTTGAGGGCGAGAGGACGAACGTTTCCAGGCCGCAGCCGATAAGATGCAAGGCGCCTGAGCCATCGACGATGACCGACGAACAGTTCCTAGACCTCATTGAGCATTCGGCGTGCATGTTCTTCTGGGAGGAAGCGAATCCCGAGAACGGTCTGATCAAGGATACCTGCAATACCCTCCTCAAGGACAATTCGCCGATGGCCAGCATCGCGTCGGTCGGGTTCGGCCTGCCCGCGCTCTGCGTGGCAGTGGAACGCGGCTGGCTCCCGGAAGACAAGGTAAAAGAGAGGATAATCACGACCCTTAAGTTCTTCAGGGACAGGGCAGAATGCGTCCACGGTTTCTATTATCATTTCCTGGACATGAAGACAGGGAAGCGCTGGGGCGATTGCGAGCTCTCCTCGATAGATACGACGCTGCTCCTGGCCGGAGTCGTCTTCGTGGGAGAATATTACAAAGGCACCGAGATAGAGGGGCTTGCGAAGGAGATCTGCGACAGGGTCGATTGGGCGTGGATGATGGACAACGGCACCACCCCGAGCATGGGCTGGTTCCCGGAGAAGGGTTTTCTGCCTTACAGGTGGTCGGGTTATACCTCCGAACACCTGGTGCTGTATTTTATGGGCATAGGTTCGGATACGCATCCGATGTCGCCCGATTCCTGGAGCGCCTATAACAGGGGTTTCACGACCTATAAAGGCTTCAGGTTCACCGGCCCGCCGGCTTTATTTACCCACCAGTATTCGCACTGCTACGTCGATTTCAAGGGCAAAGAAGATAGCTTCATGGATTATTTCCAAAACTCGGTCCAGGCGACGATGGCTAACAGGCAGTGGTGCATCGACAATGCGAACCGCAGCAAGACCTACGGCCCGGACTGCTGGGGACTGACCGCCTGCGACGGACCGGACGGCTACAAGGCCTACGGGGCCCCTAACGGCGAGAACGACGGGACGGTATCGCCTACAGCGGCGATATCCTCCATCATCTTTACCCCGGACCTCTCGATAAAGGCGGCCAGGTATATGTATGCCAATTACAGGGACAAGATCTGGGGCAAATACGGTTTCGTCGACGCGTTCAACTGGGACAGGAACTGGGTCTCATCGAAATATATCGGCATCGACCAGGGCCCGATAGTCCTTATGATAGAGAACTACAGGACCGGGATGGTCTGGAAATATTTCGCGCAGAACAAGAACATCAAGAAAGCGATTAAACTCTGCGGTTTCACCAAGCCGAAGAAGGTCCTCGATACGCTGGACCTTTCGGGCAAATGGTATTTCAGGACCGGCGACGATATCAATTGGGCTAAACTGAAATTTCCGGGCAGGGAGTGGAAAGAGGTAAATGTGCCGGCGGTCTGGGAGACCCAGGGATTCGCCAACTACGACGGATACGCATGGTATTGGTACAGCTTCAAGCTCTCCAAGGAGAGAAGGGAGATCTGGAAGGAGAAAGGCGCTAAGATAACTCTCCAGTTTGGGGGCATCGACGATGTCGATATGACCTTCTTCAACAATAACCTCGTAGGCAAGAGCGGTTTGTTCCCTCCGCACGTCCAGTCGGTATGGGAGAAAGAAAGGAATTACGAGATCCCGGCGGGCATCGTGAACCTCAATTCGCAGAATGTGATAGCTGTGAAGGTATACGACAACGAAAGGCAGGGCGGCATCTATAAAGGGCCGGTACAAATAAAGGTAATAAAAGAAGAAGAACTGGAATAG
- a CDS encoding prenyltransferase translates to MNRILLWIIAVRPQFFTATMIPIVLGAAVARYYTGYFDWGLFWLTLIGGLFIHGGLNFTNAYYDFKTGNDVINKTPTPFSGGVRFLREGTLRPRQVQVAGFICFAVGSAIGLYLNYICGGYTILAIGVTGVFIAYFYNADPLKIGYTRLSEVTTGFGFGTLMVLGAYYVQAKKLSWEAFFASIPIAILISLVQFINQFPDYEADKAARKNNTVVIVGKTKSAGYYKFFLISVYVIVLAGIAAGVFPFTAVITFVTLPAAVKAMKVASAHFDKIKELLPANALTIAIHLSFGILFTFAYLWGTK, encoded by the coding sequence ATGAACAGGATACTCCTTTGGATAATAGCGGTCAGGCCCCAATTCTTCACGGCGACCATGATCCCCATCGTTCTGGGAGCGGCCGTCGCCCGCTACTATACCGGATATTTCGATTGGGGGCTATTCTGGCTTACCCTCATAGGCGGGCTCTTTATACACGGCGGGCTTAATTTCACCAACGCTTATTACGATTTCAAGACGGGAAACGATGTCATCAACAAGACACCCACGCCTTTTAGCGGCGGCGTCAGGTTCTTGCGCGAAGGAACGCTCAGGCCCCGGCAGGTGCAAGTGGCGGGATTTATCTGTTTCGCAGTGGGAAGCGCCATCGGCCTTTATCTCAATTATATCTGCGGAGGGTATACCATCCTCGCGATCGGGGTCACAGGCGTATTTATCGCGTATTTTTATAACGCCGACCCGCTGAAGATAGGTTATACGAGGTTGTCCGAGGTAACGACGGGTTTCGGGTTCGGGACGCTTATGGTCCTCGGCGCCTATTATGTCCAGGCGAAGAAGCTTTCGTGGGAGGCGTTTTTCGCCTCTATCCCCATCGCCATACTCATCTCGCTCGTACAATTCATAAACCAATTCCCGGATTACGAGGCGGATAAGGCGGCGCGCAAGAATAACACCGTAGTCATCGTAGGGAAGACGAAGTCAGCCGGGTATTACAAGTTTTTTTTGATATCGGTATATGTCATAGTCCTCGCCGGAATAGCTGCCGGGGTATTCCCGTTCACGGCGGTAATAACGTTCGTGACGCTGCCGGCGGCTGTCAAAGCGATGAAGGTCGCCAGCGCGCATTTCGATAAGATAAAAGAACTATTACCGGCGAACGCGCTTACGATAGCGATACATCTCTCTTTCGGGATACTTTTTACTTTCGCGTATTTGTGGGGGACAAAATAG
- a CDS encoding cob(I)yrinic acid a,c-diamide adenosyltransferase, producing the protein MRITTKHGDRGRTRLCGGRSVLKCDPSIKAQGAIDELISFLGLAKAKIKDKSEKKKIGLMQKDLFRIIGCISAGGRKAAVPAIKDCDVRMLEEFGDLMEGRGPMPCGFVIPGVNEVSAVLHVARTVARRAECCVVELGRRSKIDPCILAYLNRLSDLLFVLAVREEGRSDLLKR; encoded by the coding sequence ATGCGCATTACCACAAAACACGGGGACCGCGGCAGGACGCGCCTGTGCGGCGGCAGGTCCGTCCTCAAATGCGACCCGTCCATAAAAGCGCAGGGCGCGATTGACGAGCTGATATCCTTCCTCGGCCTCGCGAAGGCTAAAATAAAAGACAAATCCGAAAAAAAGAAGATCGGGCTAATGCAGAAAGACCTATTCAGGATAATAGGGTGTATCTCGGCCGGCGGCAGGAAGGCCGCCGTTCCCGCGATAAAAGATTGCGATGTAAGGATGCTCGAAGAGTTCGGCGACCTGATGGAGGGCCGCGGCCCTATGCCCTGCGGGTTTGTCATTCCCGGGGTAAACGAGGTTTCGGCTGTCTTGCATGTCGCGAGGACGGTGGCGCGCAGGGCCGAATGCTGCGTTGTCGAGTTGGGCAGGAGATCTAAAATAGACCCCTGTATATTGGCCTACCTTAACAGGCTTTCCGACCTTTTATTTGTACTGGCAGTCCGCGAGGAAGGGAGATCCGACCTGCTTAAAAGATGA
- the queF gene encoding preQ(1) synthase, with translation MKKGYTSEHAGKGIKDSLPPIEAFPNFHKDYEIKIEIPEFTSVCPKTGLPDFGTITIRYMPGRSCIELKSLKYYIIGFRNMGIFYENAVNRILKDVVSSCKPKWCIVTGEFNVRGGMKTTVTARYGISLEARRGVE, from the coding sequence ATGAAAAAAGGATATACTTCCGAACATGCAGGCAAAGGCATAAAAGACAGCCTGCCGCCCATAGAGGCTTTTCCGAACTTTCATAAGGATTACGAGATAAAGATCGAGATACCCGAATTTACCTCTGTCTGCCCGAAGACCGGGCTTCCGGATTTCGGGACTATAACGATAAGGTATATGCCCGGCAGGTCGTGTATCGAACTGAAGTCGCTGAAATATTACATCATCGGCTTCAGGAACATGGGCATATTCTACGAGAACGCGGTGAACAGGATACTCAAAGACGTCGTCTCCTCGTGCAAGCCGAAATGGTGCATTGTGACCGGCGAGTTCAATGTCCGCGGCGGTATGAAGACGACCGTGACCGCGAGATACGGGATCTCCCTTGAAGCTAGGCGAGGGGTCGAATAA
- the mgtE gene encoding magnesium transporter, with protein sequence MVTRRAKGETVGSIMKNEFLAVSDESTIEETIKHFRTVSLEKVSKPSYIYVVDPRDHLVGVVQMRDLLSHAPGVHVRDIMLKNVVKVHAEMDQEEVVRYFIRHKFLALPVVNNEQKLVGIITADEMVDIAELEAEDDIAKIVGTGVDEITSRSIPRIVRLRLPWLAISIVSGLACAFILGWFERDMKSVIALALFIPIVLGLSESIGMQSSTIVVRNMALGRASFKDVRWLLQKEMFVGVIVGLVCGVLVGGAATLWQANANLGAVLFVSMSMSIILSGVIGSCLPFLFKFFRIDPALSSGPIVLATCDIITLLIYFRVSGFFLSNH encoded by the coding sequence ATGGTTACCAGAAGGGCAAAAGGCGAGACCGTAGGCTCCATAATGAAGAACGAGTTCCTGGCGGTCTCCGACGAATCCACGATAGAAGAGACTATAAAGCATTTCCGCACCGTCTCGCTTGAGAAGGTGTCAAAGCCCTCCTATATATATGTGGTGGATCCCCGCGACCATCTTGTAGGCGTAGTCCAGATGCGCGACCTTTTGAGCCACGCGCCGGGCGTCCACGTAAGGGATATAATGCTGAAGAACGTGGTAAAGGTGCACGCGGAGATGGACCAGGAAGAGGTGGTAAGGTACTTCATAAGGCACAAGTTCCTCGCGCTCCCCGTAGTCAACAACGAACAGAAGCTCGTCGGGATAATAACGGCCGATGAGATGGTCGATATAGCCGAACTCGAAGCCGAGGACGACATCGCGAAGATAGTCGGAACCGGAGTCGACGAAATAACCTCAAGGTCCATACCGCGCATAGTCAGGCTGAGGCTGCCGTGGCTCGCGATAAGCATAGTGAGCGGGCTCGCGTGCGCGTTCATACTCGGGTGGTTCGAGCGCGATATGAAGTCGGTCATAGCGCTGGCGCTTTTTATCCCCATAGTGCTCGGACTTTCGGAGAGCATAGGAATGCAGTCGTCGACGATAGTAGTAAGGAATATGGCCCTCGGCCGGGCGTCTTTCAAGGACGTCAGGTGGCTGCTCCAGAAGGAGATGTTCGTCGGCGTCATCGTCGGGCTTGTATGCGGGGTGCTTGTGGGAGGGGCCGCCACACTTTGGCAGGCCAATGCGAACCTGGGCGCGGTACTCTTCGTTTCTATGTCGATGTCGATAATCCTCTCGGGCGTCATCGGTTCCTGCCTGCCGTTCTTGTTCAAGTTCTTCAGGATAGACCCGGCGCTGTCCTCCGGGCCGATAGTCCTGGCCACGTGCGATATAATAACCCTTCTTATATATTTCAGGGTTTCCGGGTTTTTTCTGTCTAACCATTAA
- a CDS encoding ribulose-phosphate 3-epimerase: MRIVPAVLTDKPDELKRMIAQAEGFCDLVQIDIMDGKFVPSKSISAADLAKIKTGLKLEVHLMVEEPGECLEPFKRAGAKRIVFHYESKEDPSSVIQKIRALGLEAGIAINPGTPVSKVEGYFKDIDVLLFLSVNPGFYGAKFIPEVCDKARALMGRNGRPVIAMDGGLKMDNILMIKEAGVDLACVGSGIFGKGDPKENYKNLAETVR; this comes from the coding sequence ATGAGGATAGTGCCGGCAGTGCTTACGGACAAGCCCGACGAGCTGAAAAGGATGATCGCCCAGGCCGAAGGTTTCTGCGACCTGGTACAGATAGATATAATGGACGGGAAATTCGTCCCGTCTAAGAGTATATCGGCCGCGGACCTGGCGAAGATCAAGACGGGATTAAAGCTTGAAGTCCACCTTATGGTGGAGGAGCCGGGCGAATGCCTGGAACCGTTCAAAAGGGCCGGGGCAAAAAGGATAGTCTTCCACTATGAATCCAAAGAGGACCCTTCCTCGGTCATCCAGAAGATCCGCGCGCTGGGGCTGGAAGCGGGTATCGCGATAAATCCGGGGACGCCCGTATCGAAAGTCGAAGGATATTTCAAAGATATAGACGTCCTGCTTTTTCTTTCCGTAAATCCGGGTTTCTACGGCGCCAAATTCATCCCGGAGGTCTGCGATAAGGCGCGCGCGTTAATGGGGCGCAACGGCAGGCCGGTCATCGCGATGGACGGGGGATTGAAAATGGACAATATCCTGATGATAAAGGAGGCCGGTGTCGATCTCGCCTGCGTCGGGAGCGGAATATTCGGCAAAGGAGACCCGAAGGAAAATTACAAAAACCTGGCCGAAACGGTAAGGTAA
- the ispH gene encoding 4-hydroxy-3-methylbut-2-enyl diphosphate reductase codes for MRILTPRKIGCCFGVNRAVKLTEEALSKGVPAYITGELVHNDAITRKLSEKGLREVKSIREVREGGMLIIRAHGISPDERAKVAVKRIEIVDATCPIVRQAQIAAKKLEEEGYQVLIVGDKDHAEIKGILGHLKEKAIVVANHKEVDQAKLKYKVGLIFQTTHSVELCRDVVAEVMRVAHEIKIINTICADIRKRQEDAVKLAQKVDLMIVVGSHHSSNTLKLKKLCHKYNKNTIQIESAKYLKPSALKGVRSVGIIGGASTPDVLIEEVKKKLKKLG; via the coding sequence ATGAGGATATTGACGCCCAGGAAGATAGGATGCTGTTTCGGCGTGAACCGCGCGGTAAAGCTTACGGAAGAAGCGCTTTCGAAAGGCGTCCCGGCCTATATAACCGGAGAGCTGGTCCATAATGACGCCATTACCCGTAAACTCTCCGAAAAGGGGCTCAGGGAAGTGAAGAGCATAAGAGAGGTAAGGGAAGGCGGGATGCTTATCATACGCGCGCACGGCATCTCTCCCGACGAAAGGGCTAAGGTCGCGGTGAAGAGGATAGAGATAGTCGACGCCACCTGTCCCATCGTCAGGCAGGCGCAGATCGCGGCGAAGAAACTGGAAGAGGAGGGCTATCAGGTCCTGATAGTGGGAGACAAGGACCACGCCGAGATAAAGGGCATATTGGGCCACCTGAAGGAGAAGGCGATAGTGGTCGCGAACCATAAAGAAGTCGACCAGGCAAAATTGAAATACAAGGTCGGCCTTATCTTCCAGACGACCCATTCGGTGGAGCTCTGCAGGGACGTCGTTGCCGAGGTGATGAGGGTAGCCCATGAGATAAAGATAATCAACACCATATGCGCCGACATCAGGAAAAGGCAGGAGGACGCGGTAAAACTCGCCCAGAAAGTCGACCTGATGATAGTCGTAGGAAGCCACCACAGCTCAAATACCCTGAAGCTCAAGAAACTCTGCCATAAATACAATAAAAATACGATACAGATAGAGAGCGCGAAGTACCTGAAGCCGTCTGCGCTGAAAGGCGTGAGATCGGTCGGCATAATCGGGGGCGCGTCGACGCCGGATGTGCTCATCGAAGAAGTCAAGAAGAAGCTCAAGAAGTTGGGCTGA
- a CDS encoding SDR family oxidoreductase, which yields MILVTGSNGFVGSHVVRLLDKRGERVRCFVRKNSNLVNLIEEQPLKCDVEFAYGDLRDPDSLKKALSGVKTVYHLASYVHLWYANPKEVYDINWTGTRNLFQAALEEGVDKVVFTSTAAILKGGTRENPSDEKAVLGLGKMAGHYARSKWLAYEEAVKYIKKGLPIVTVSLTTPVGEGDYNFTPPGKMILDYLNGRLPGYIDTVINYIDVGDVAAGHLLAEEKGKTGERYILGADNLTLEEVFGILSEISGRPKPKTKFSAALLLPLGFVSQKICQYVTHKEPLIPWEGLRLGGKPFAFDCSKAVKELGLPQGDVKDAFRRSAEWFYSKGYAKRGEKR from the coding sequence ATGATCCTTGTGACCGGCTCTAACGGTTTCGTGGGTTCGCATGTAGTGAGGCTATTGGACAAGCGGGGGGAGCGCGTCCGCTGCTTCGTGCGCAAGAATTCCAATCTCGTGAATCTCATCGAGGAGCAGCCCTTGAAATGCGATGTCGAATTCGCCTACGGCGACCTGCGCGATCCGGATTCGCTCAAGAAAGCCCTCTCCGGGGTCAAGACCGTATACCACCTGGCCTCATATGTCCATCTCTGGTACGCGAATCCCAAAGAAGTCTATGATATCAACTGGACCGGGACGAGGAATTTATTCCAGGCCGCGCTCGAAGAGGGGGTCGATAAGGTCGTCTTCACCAGCACGGCCGCCATTTTAAAAGGGGGCACAAGGGAGAACCCGTCCGACGAGAAGGCGGTATTGGGCCTGGGGAAGATGGCCGGCCACTATGCCCGCTCAAAATGGCTCGCCTACGAGGAAGCGGTCAAATATATCAAGAAGGGCCTTCCGATAGTCACCGTCAGCCTGACGACGCCGGTGGGCGAAGGGGATTACAACTTTACCCCTCCGGGAAAGATGATACTCGATTACCTTAACGGCAGGCTTCCCGGCTATATCGACACCGTCATAAATTATATTGATGTGGGGGATGTCGCTGCCGGGCACCTGCTCGCGGAAGAAAAGGGAAAGACAGGCGAGCGGTATATCCTGGGCGCCGATAACCTGACTCTTGAGGAGGTATTCGGCATTTTAAGCGAAATTTCCGGCAGGCCTAAGCCGAAGACCAAATTTTCCGCGGCGCTCTTGCTGCCGCTGGGTTTTGTATCGCAAAAGATATGCCAATATGTGACGCACAAGGAACCTCTTATCCCATGGGAAGGGTTGAGGCTCGGCGGAAAGCCGTTCGCTTTCGATTGTTCAAAGGCGGTGAAAGAGCTGGGACTCCCGCAGGGCGATGTAAAGGACGCCTTCCGGAGATCCGCGGAATGGTTCTACTCGAAGGGTTACGCGAAACGGGGAGAGAAGAGATGA